In Cotesia glomerata isolate CgM1 linkage group LG3, MPM_Cglom_v2.3, whole genome shotgun sequence, one genomic interval encodes:
- the LOC123260953 gene encoding ras-associated and pleckstrin homology domains-containing protein 1 isoform X3: protein MDWKARQDVKESPEASSQLPPEEIDDCYFEEDGSIDEGMGLDNVSSATLRPFNSDINTPRIDSYRFSMANLEDSQDVDLDAILGELCALERRCDGDIASTPVPDTQRTGRPNSGRINTGDNNDIGKTDGGMRTDSPDNDSAFSDTVSMLSSESSASSSGSGHKPPQTAMHTAPQQQSHQLMDAASRAKAEKIRLALEKMREASVQKLFIKAFTLDGSGKSLLVDEGMSVAHVCRLLADKNHVAMDPKWAVVEHLPELFMERVYEDHELLVENLLLWTRDSKNKLLFVERPDKTQLFLSPEKYLLGQSDRNTGEYDDHSRNILLEEFFSSSNVGVPEVEGPLYLKSDGKKGWKKYHFILRASGLYYWPKEKARTARDLVCLATLDVNQVYYGVGWKKKYKAPTDFCFAVKHPRLQQPKSTKYIKFLCAEDNASLERWMVGVRVAKYGRQLMENYRTLVDELAQEDLDILAHARSCSVSSIAVPPTNQTQYNTTNDNARQFTEINRHNGTDNSRQYDNQRQSYNSEQRQSYTNDGRLSRASSSSSSGCLSDGAPSSCEVAFECGEFPTGTIKRKPSMNPKLPLTSITRQLKEVGETVRDEPDSCPSPTSSGSGTLTRRHSRRRSGTDSDGSGTLKRHHRSGNATPVSPIPPGTPVRERVSPMNFSRTDSQEPKTPTSPIPECMMDSITSLPPPPSPPRLTEEIESDGEPLPPPPPEMFRSNLSLDSLPPPPAPGELPICDTTDFSGSSLSLVSLPPPPSPLVGETGTIRRARPNKQTTPTNSLSPECTPTHTPTRNNGNQIYGMINDNNNMIPNQNCNLSLQNNGYAHNHASNMSANDSYPGSNASTPTFMPSSPNFAIPPPFVPPPAYGAQQQQQQQQQQQQQQQQQQQQQQQQQQQQLQLQLQQQQQLQQQQLQQQQQPQPQNSLQRQNYNSDQIYGTYPAAQQCGPIIRPNPNMDTIRRSALKQNSGHYATPPYLAELKATASPQPQRRVTILEPPTSPKSKTGTGKKISFNLPPQQEPGSPALPQRKPMPPRRSDSTRLTSPKKLAASDQAPPGDFLKDLQRVMRKKWQVAQKCKLDSTTTPHEVLGFRDPPPAIADYRETNVSNWVQEHYGADNLYENVYTNDPTAPVEYASSPGRQSTVRFADENISMNIANVIASKRRPPPPPPKRAETTHLTTRAMH, encoded by the exons ACTCCCAAGATGTTGACTTGGACGCGATCCTCGGGGAACTATGCGCGTTGGAAAGACGATGTGATGGAGACATTGCTTCTACTCCGGTGCCAGATACGCAACGAACTGGAAGACCTAACAGTGGAAGAATCAACACTGGAGACAACAATGACATTGGAAAAACTGACGGAG gTATGCGCACCGATAGTCCCGATAATGATAGTGCCTTCTCGGACACGGTGTCGATGTTGTCAAGCGAGAGCTCAGCAAGCAGCAGTGGTTCAGGACACAAACCACCTCAGACCGCCATGCACACGGCACCCCAACAGCAATCACATCAGTTAATGG atgcaGCAAGTAGAGCGAAAGCTGAAAAAATCCGACTAGCACTGGAGAAAATGCGGGAAGCCAGTgttcaaaaactttttatcaaaGCTTTCACATTGGATGGAAGCGGAAAAAGTCTTCTTGTCGACGAAGGAATGAGTGTCGCTCATGTTTGTAGATTATTAGCAGATAAGAACCACGTTGCGATGGATCCAAAGTGGGCTGTCGTTGAGCATCTGCCTGAGCTTTTTATGG AGAGGGTATACGAGGATCATGAGTTGCTGGTAGAAAATCTACTGTTGTGGACAAGAGACTCGAAGAATAAATTGTTGTTTGTCGAGAGACCAGACAAAACTCAACTTTTTCTATCGCCCGAGAAATACCTACTTGGTCAATCAGACAGAAATACAGGCGAGTACGACGACCATTCGAGGAACATCTTGCTTGAGGAGTTCTTTTCTAGCAGCAATGTTGGAGTACCCGAA GTCGAGGGTCCACTGTACTTGAAGTCAGACGGTAAAAAAGGCTGGAAGAAGTACCACTTTATTCTACGTGCTTCCGGTCTTTACTACTGGCCTAAAGAAAAGGCGAGAACTGCTAGGGATCTTGTGTGTTTAGCGACATTAGACGTCAACCAAGTGTACTACGGTGTgggatggaaaaaaaaatataaagcacCAACAGATTTTTGTTTCGCCGTTAAACATCCACGACTTCAGCAGCCAAAATCAACAAAGTACATAAAATTTCTCTGCGCAGAGGATAATGCCTCGTTGGAGCGATGGATGGTTGGTGTCCGAGTGGCCAAATACGGGCGACAGCTAATGGAAAACTACAGGACGCTGGTAGATGAACTCGCACAAGAAGACTTGGATATTCTAGCGCATGCTAGATCCTGCTCTGTCAGTTCAATCGCCGTGCCACCAACCAACCAGACGCAGTACAATACCACCAACGATAACGCCAGACAATTTACGGAAATTAACAGGCACAATGGGACCGACAACTCCCGACAGTATGATAATCAGCGGCAGAGTTACAATTCCGAGCAACGACAGAGTTATACAAATGATGGTAGACTCAGCCGTGCCAGTAGCTCCAGCTCCAGTGGATGCTTGTCAGATGGAGCACCGAGCAGTTGCGAGGTCGCCTTTGAATGCGGCGAGTTCCCAACAGGTACAATAAAACGCAAGCCCTCAATGAACCCAAAGTTGCCATTAACTTCCATTACCAGACAGCTAAAAGAAGTAGGCGAAACTGTCCGTGACGAACCAGACTCTTGTCCAAGTCCCACGAGTTCAGGGTCCGGTACACTGACACGGAGACACAGTCGCAGAAGAAGCGGCACTGATTCCGATGGGTCTGGTACTTTAAAACGACATCACAGATCTGGAAACGCCACACCCGTCAGTCCCATTCCTCCTGGCACTCCAGTTCGCGAAAGAGTCAGTCCCATGAATTTCTCCAGAACAGACAGTCAAGAACCTAAAACTCCCACTAGTCCAATACCAGAGTGTATGATGGACTCGATTACCTCTCTACCGCCTCCGCCATCACCCCCAAGACTTACTGAAGAAATAGAGTCTGACGGCGAGCCTCTGCCACCTCCTCCACCAGAAATGTTCCGGTCAAATCTGTCCTTAGATTCATTACCACCACCACCAGCTCCTGGTGAGTTACCCATTTGTGACACAACTGATTTTTCTGGATCATCTTTAAGCCTAGTCTCATTGCCGCCACCGCCAAGTCCGCTTGTTGGCGAAACCGGTACTATTCGACGTGCCAGGCCTAATAAACAGACAACCCCAACAAATTCATTGTCACCAGAATGCACACCAACTCACACACCAACACGCAACAACGGTAATCAAATTTACGGAATGATCaatgataacaataacatGATACCAAATCAAAACTGTAATCtttctttacaaaataatGGCTATGCTCATAACCACGCATCCAATATGTCGGCAAACGATTCTTATCCTGGATCCAATGCCAGCACACCGACATTCATGCCAAGTTCACCGAATTTTGCAATACCACCACCGTTTGTACCACCTCCAGCTTATGGGGCtcaacaacagcagcagcagcagcaacaacaacaacaacaacaacaacaacaacaacaacaacaacaacaacaacaacaacaacaactgCAATTACAGTtacaacagcagcagcagctacaacaacaacaactacaacaacaacaacaaccaCAACCACAGAACAGCCTTCAGCGACAAAACTACAATTCAGATCAAATTTACGGAACTTATCCAGCTGCTCAGCAGTGTGGGCCAATAATCAGGCCTAATCCAAACATGGATACCATCCGAAGAAGCGCTTTAAAGCAAAATTCCGGGCACTACGCTACTCCACCGTACCTTGCAGAACTGAAAGCTACCGCTAGTCCACAACCACAGAGACGGGTAACCATCCTAGAGCCTCCAACCTCACCTAAATCAAAGACTGGAACTGGTAAGAAGATTTCATTCAATTTGCCACCACAGCAAGAGCCAGGAAGTCCAGCTTTGCCGCAAAGAAAACCAATGCCACCGAGAAGATCCGATAGCACACGACTGACTTCACCGAAAAAGTTGGCAGCTTCTGACCAAGCGCCACCCGGTGATTTTCTAAAAGATCTTCAGAGagttatgagaaaaaaatggcAAGTTGCGCAAAAGTGTAAGTTAGATTCAACAACTACACCCCACGAAGTACTCGGTTTCCGTGATCCGCCCCCGGCAATTGCAGACTACAGAGAAACAAATGTCTCTAATTGGGTACAAGAGCATTATGGTGCTGATAATTTATACGAGAATGTATACACAAATGATCCAACTGCTCCTGTTGAGTACGCTTCAAGCCCAGGACGACAATCAACAGTGAGATTTGCTGATGAAAATATAAGTATGAATATTGCTAATGTAATAGCTAGTAAACGACggccaccaccaccaccaccaaaAAGAGCGGAGACGACTCATCTAACAACACGAGCAATGCACTGA
- the LOC123260953 gene encoding ras-associated and pleckstrin homology domains-containing protein 1 isoform X6, with translation MLCGSFRKKKNSKDGYQLVRSNIKPIVQSRCENSRNKIEDSKKIPKSSRSLLPQFSRTGLDNVSSATLRPFNSDINTPRIDSYRFSMANLEDSQDVDLDAILGELCALERRCDGDIASTPVPDTQRTGRPNSGRINTGDNNDIGKTDGGMRTDSPDNDSAFSDTVSMLSSESSASSSGSGHKPPQTAMHTAPQQQSHQLMDAASRAKAEKIRLALEKMREASVQKLFIKAFTLDGSGKSLLVDEGMSVAHVCRLLADKNHVAMDPKWAVVEHLPELFMERVYEDHELLVENLLLWTRDSKNKLLFVERPDKTQLFLSPEKYLLGQSDRNTGEYDDHSRNILLEEFFSSSNVGVPEVEGPLYLKSDGKKGWKKYHFILRASGLYYWPKEKARTARDLVCLATLDVNQVYYGVGWKKKYKAPTDFCFAVKHPRLQQPKSTKYIKFLCAEDNASLERWMVGVRVAKYGRQLMENYRTLVDELAQEDLDILAHARSCSVSSIAVPPTNQTQYNTTNDNARQFTEINRHNGTDNSRQYDNQRQSYNSEQRQSYTNDGRLSRASSSSSSGCLSDGAPSSCEVAFECGEFPTGTIKRKPSMNPKLPLTSITRQLKEVGETVRDEPDSCPSPTSSGSGTLTRRHSRRRSGTDSDGSGTLKRHHRSGNATPVSPIPPGTPVRERVSPMNFSRTDSQEPKTPTSPIPECMMDSITSLPPPPSPPRLTEEIESDGEPLPPPPPEMFRSNLSLDSLPPPPAPGELPICDTTDFSGSSLSLVSLPPPPSPLVGETGTIRRARPNKQTTPTNSLSPECTPTHTPTRNNGNQIYGMINDNNNMIPNQNCNLSLQNNGYAHNHASNMSANDSYPGSNASTPTFMPSSPNFAIPPPFVPPPAYGAQQQQQQQQQQQQQQQQQQQQLQQQQQPQPQNSLQRQNYNSDQIYGTYPAAQQCGPIIRPNPNMDTIRRSALKQNSGHYATPPYLAELKATASPQPQRRVTILEPPTSPKSKTGTGKKISFNLPPQQEPGSPALPQRKPMPPRRSDSTRLTSPKKLAASDQAPPGDFLKDLQRVMRKKWQVAQKCKLDSTTTPHEVLGFRDPPPAIADYRETNVSNWVQEHYGADNLYENVYTNDPTAPVEYASSPGRQSTVRFADENISMNIANVIASKRRPPPPPPKRAETTHLTTRAMH, from the exons ACTCCCAAGATGTTGACTTGGACGCGATCCTCGGGGAACTATGCGCGTTGGAAAGACGATGTGATGGAGACATTGCTTCTACTCCGGTGCCAGATACGCAACGAACTGGAAGACCTAACAGTGGAAGAATCAACACTGGAGACAACAATGACATTGGAAAAACTGACGGAG gTATGCGCACCGATAGTCCCGATAATGATAGTGCCTTCTCGGACACGGTGTCGATGTTGTCAAGCGAGAGCTCAGCAAGCAGCAGTGGTTCAGGACACAAACCACCTCAGACCGCCATGCACACGGCACCCCAACAGCAATCACATCAGTTAATGG atgcaGCAAGTAGAGCGAAAGCTGAAAAAATCCGACTAGCACTGGAGAAAATGCGGGAAGCCAGTgttcaaaaactttttatcaaaGCTTTCACATTGGATGGAAGCGGAAAAAGTCTTCTTGTCGACGAAGGAATGAGTGTCGCTCATGTTTGTAGATTATTAGCAGATAAGAACCACGTTGCGATGGATCCAAAGTGGGCTGTCGTTGAGCATCTGCCTGAGCTTTTTATGG AGAGGGTATACGAGGATCATGAGTTGCTGGTAGAAAATCTACTGTTGTGGACAAGAGACTCGAAGAATAAATTGTTGTTTGTCGAGAGACCAGACAAAACTCAACTTTTTCTATCGCCCGAGAAATACCTACTTGGTCAATCAGACAGAAATACAGGCGAGTACGACGACCATTCGAGGAACATCTTGCTTGAGGAGTTCTTTTCTAGCAGCAATGTTGGAGTACCCGAA GTCGAGGGTCCACTGTACTTGAAGTCAGACGGTAAAAAAGGCTGGAAGAAGTACCACTTTATTCTACGTGCTTCCGGTCTTTACTACTGGCCTAAAGAAAAGGCGAGAACTGCTAGGGATCTTGTGTGTTTAGCGACATTAGACGTCAACCAAGTGTACTACGGTGTgggatggaaaaaaaaatataaagcacCAACAGATTTTTGTTTCGCCGTTAAACATCCACGACTTCAGCAGCCAAAATCAACAAAGTACATAAAATTTCTCTGCGCAGAGGATAATGCCTCGTTGGAGCGATGGATGGTTGGTGTCCGAGTGGCCAAATACGGGCGACAGCTAATGGAAAACTACAGGACGCTGGTAGATGAACTCGCACAAGAAGACTTGGATATTCTAGCGCATGCTAGATCCTGCTCTGTCAGTTCAATCGCCGTGCCACCAACCAACCAGACGCAGTACAATACCACCAACGATAACGCCAGACAATTTACGGAAATTAACAGGCACAATGGGACCGACAACTCCCGACAGTATGATAATCAGCGGCAGAGTTACAATTCCGAGCAACGACAGAGTTATACAAATGATGGTAGACTCAGCCGTGCCAGTAGCTCCAGCTCCAGTGGATGCTTGTCAGATGGAGCACCGAGCAGTTGCGAGGTCGCCTTTGAATGCGGCGAGTTCCCAACAGGTACAATAAAACGCAAGCCCTCAATGAACCCAAAGTTGCCATTAACTTCCATTACCAGACAGCTAAAAGAAGTAGGCGAAACTGTCCGTGACGAACCAGACTCTTGTCCAAGTCCCACGAGTTCAGGGTCCGGTACACTGACACGGAGACACAGTCGCAGAAGAAGCGGCACTGATTCCGATGGGTCTGGTACTTTAAAACGACATCACAGATCTGGAAACGCCACACCCGTCAGTCCCATTCCTCCTGGCACTCCAGTTCGCGAAAGAGTCAGTCCCATGAATTTCTCCAGAACAGACAGTCAAGAACCTAAAACTCCCACTAGTCCAATACCAGAGTGTATGATGGACTCGATTACCTCTCTACCGCCTCCGCCATCACCCCCAAGACTTACTGAAGAAATAGAGTCTGACGGCGAGCCTCTGCCACCTCCTCCACCAGAAATGTTCCGGTCAAATCTGTCCTTAGATTCATTACCACCACCACCAGCTCCTGGTGAGTTACCCATTTGTGACACAACTGATTTTTCTGGATCATCTTTAAGCCTAGTCTCATTGCCGCCACCGCCAAGTCCGCTTGTTGGCGAAACCGGTACTATTCGACGTGCCAGGCCTAATAAACAGACAACCCCAACAAATTCATTGTCACCAGAATGCACACCAACTCACACACCAACACGCAACAACGGTAATCAAATTTACGGAATGATCaatgataacaataacatGATACCAAATCAAAACTGTAATCtttctttacaaaataatGGCTATGCTCATAACCACGCATCCAATATGTCGGCAAACGATTCTTATCCTGGATCCAATGCCAGCACACCGACATTCATGCCAAGTTCACCGAATTTTGCAATACCACCACCGTTTGTACCACCTCCAGCTTATGGGGCtcaacaacagcagcagcagcagcaacaacaacaacaacaacaacaaca acaacaacaacaactacaacaacaacaacaaccaCAACCACAGAACAGCCTTCAGCGACAAAACTACAATTCAGATCAAATTTACGGAACTTATCCAGCTGCTCAGCAGTGTGGGCCAATAATCAGGCCTAATCCAAACATGGATACCATCCGAAGAAGCGCTTTAAAGCAAAATTCCGGGCACTACGCTACTCCACCGTACCTTGCAGAACTGAAAGCTACCGCTAGTCCACAACCACAGAGACGGGTAACCATCCTAGAGCCTCCAACCTCACCTAAATCAAAGACTGGAACTGGTAAGAAGATTTCATTCAATTTGCCACCACAGCAAGAGCCAGGAAGTCCAGCTTTGCCGCAAAGAAAACCAATGCCACCGAGAAGATCCGATAGCACACGACTGACTTCACCGAAAAAGTTGGCAGCTTCTGACCAAGCGCCACCCGGTGATTTTCTAAAAGATCTTCAGAGagttatgagaaaaaaatggcAAGTTGCGCAAAAGTGTAAGTTAGATTCAACAACTACACCCCACGAAGTACTCGGTTTCCGTGATCCGCCCCCGGCAATTGCAGACTACAGAGAAACAAATGTCTCTAATTGGGTACAAGAGCATTATGGTGCTGATAATTTATACGAGAATGTATACACAAATGATCCAACTGCTCCTGTTGAGTACGCTTCAAGCCCAGGACGACAATCAACAGTGAGATTTGCTGATGAAAATATAAGTATGAATATTGCTAATGTAATAGCTAGTAAACGACggccaccaccaccaccaccaaaAAGAGCGGAGACGACTCATCTAACAACACGAGCAATGCACTGA
- the LOC123260953 gene encoding ras-associated and pleckstrin homology domains-containing protein 1 isoform X7 gives MEKYEEEGGEDSDNETDPEQLLNEWLGELDSLTVGLDNVSSATLRPFNSDINTPRIDSYRFSMANLEDSQDVDLDAILGELCALERRCDGDIASTPVPDTQRTGRPNSGRINTGDNNDIGKTDGGMRTDSPDNDSAFSDTVSMLSSESSASSSGSGHKPPQTAMHTAPQQQSHQLMDAASRAKAEKIRLALEKMREASVQKLFIKAFTLDGSGKSLLVDEGMSVAHVCRLLADKNHVAMDPKWAVVEHLPELFMERVYEDHELLVENLLLWTRDSKNKLLFVERPDKTQLFLSPEKYLLGQSDRNTGEYDDHSRNILLEEFFSSSNVGVPEVEGPLYLKSDGKKGWKKYHFILRASGLYYWPKEKARTARDLVCLATLDVNQVYYGVGWKKKYKAPTDFCFAVKHPRLQQPKSTKYIKFLCAEDNASLERWMVGVRVAKYGRQLMENYRTLVDELAQEDLDILAHARSCSVSSIAVPPTNQTQYNTTNDNARQFTEINRHNGTDNSRQYDNQRQSYNSEQRQSYTNDGRLSRASSSSSSGCLSDGAPSSCEVAFECGEFPTGTIKRKPSMNPKLPLTSITRQLKEVGETVRDEPDSCPSPTSSGSGTLTRRHSRRRSGTDSDGSGTLKRHHRSGNATPVSPIPPGTPVRERVSPMNFSRTDSQEPKTPTSPIPECMMDSITSLPPPPSPPRLTEEIESDGEPLPPPPPEMFRSNLSLDSLPPPPAPGELPICDTTDFSGSSLSLVSLPPPPSPLVGETGTIRRARPNKQTTPTNSLSPECTPTHTPTRNNGNQIYGMINDNNNMIPNQNCNLSLQNNGYAHNHASNMSANDSYPGSNASTPTFMPSSPNFAIPPPFVPPPAYGAQQQQQQQQQQQQQQQQQQQQQQQQQQQQLQLQLQQQQQLQQQQLQQQQQPQPQNSLQRQNYNSDQIYGTYPAAQQCGPIIRPNPNMDTIRRSALKQNSGHYATPPYLAELKATASPQPQRRVTILEPPTSPKSKTGTGKKISFNLPPQQEPGSPALPQRKPMPPRRSDSTRLTSPKKLAASDQAPPGDFLKDLQRVMRKKWQVAQKCKLDSTTTPHEVLGFRDPPPAIADYRETNVSNWVQEHYGADNLYENVYTNDPTAPVEYASSPGRQSTVRFADENISMNIANVIASKRRPPPPPPKRAETTHLTTRAMH, from the exons ACTCCCAAGATGTTGACTTGGACGCGATCCTCGGGGAACTATGCGCGTTGGAAAGACGATGTGATGGAGACATTGCTTCTACTCCGGTGCCAGATACGCAACGAACTGGAAGACCTAACAGTGGAAGAATCAACACTGGAGACAACAATGACATTGGAAAAACTGACGGAG gTATGCGCACCGATAGTCCCGATAATGATAGTGCCTTCTCGGACACGGTGTCGATGTTGTCAAGCGAGAGCTCAGCAAGCAGCAGTGGTTCAGGACACAAACCACCTCAGACCGCCATGCACACGGCACCCCAACAGCAATCACATCAGTTAATGG atgcaGCAAGTAGAGCGAAAGCTGAAAAAATCCGACTAGCACTGGAGAAAATGCGGGAAGCCAGTgttcaaaaactttttatcaaaGCTTTCACATTGGATGGAAGCGGAAAAAGTCTTCTTGTCGACGAAGGAATGAGTGTCGCTCATGTTTGTAGATTATTAGCAGATAAGAACCACGTTGCGATGGATCCAAAGTGGGCTGTCGTTGAGCATCTGCCTGAGCTTTTTATGG AGAGGGTATACGAGGATCATGAGTTGCTGGTAGAAAATCTACTGTTGTGGACAAGAGACTCGAAGAATAAATTGTTGTTTGTCGAGAGACCAGACAAAACTCAACTTTTTCTATCGCCCGAGAAATACCTACTTGGTCAATCAGACAGAAATACAGGCGAGTACGACGACCATTCGAGGAACATCTTGCTTGAGGAGTTCTTTTCTAGCAGCAATGTTGGAGTACCCGAA GTCGAGGGTCCACTGTACTTGAAGTCAGACGGTAAAAAAGGCTGGAAGAAGTACCACTTTATTCTACGTGCTTCCGGTCTTTACTACTGGCCTAAAGAAAAGGCGAGAACTGCTAGGGATCTTGTGTGTTTAGCGACATTAGACGTCAACCAAGTGTACTACGGTGTgggatggaaaaaaaaatataaagcacCAACAGATTTTTGTTTCGCCGTTAAACATCCACGACTTCAGCAGCCAAAATCAACAAAGTACATAAAATTTCTCTGCGCAGAGGATAATGCCTCGTTGGAGCGATGGATGGTTGGTGTCCGAGTGGCCAAATACGGGCGACAGCTAATGGAAAACTACAGGACGCTGGTAGATGAACTCGCACAAGAAGACTTGGATATTCTAGCGCATGCTAGATCCTGCTCTGTCAGTTCAATCGCCGTGCCACCAACCAACCAGACGCAGTACAATACCACCAACGATAACGCCAGACAATTTACGGAAATTAACAGGCACAATGGGACCGACAACTCCCGACAGTATGATAATCAGCGGCAGAGTTACAATTCCGAGCAACGACAGAGTTATACAAATGATGGTAGACTCAGCCGTGCCAGTAGCTCCAGCTCCAGTGGATGCTTGTCAGATGGAGCACCGAGCAGTTGCGAGGTCGCCTTTGAATGCGGCGAGTTCCCAACAGGTACAATAAAACGCAAGCCCTCAATGAACCCAAAGTTGCCATTAACTTCCATTACCAGACAGCTAAAAGAAGTAGGCGAAACTGTCCGTGACGAACCAGACTCTTGTCCAAGTCCCACGAGTTCAGGGTCCGGTACACTGACACGGAGACACAGTCGCAGAAGAAGCGGCACTGATTCCGATGGGTCTGGTACTTTAAAACGACATCACAGATCTGGAAACGCCACACCCGTCAGTCCCATTCCTCCTGGCACTCCAGTTCGCGAAAGAGTCAGTCCCATGAATTTCTCCAGAACAGACAGTCAAGAACCTAAAACTCCCACTAGTCCAATACCAGAGTGTATGATGGACTCGATTACCTCTCTACCGCCTCCGCCATCACCCCCAAGACTTACTGAAGAAATAGAGTCTGACGGCGAGCCTCTGCCACCTCCTCCACCAGAAATGTTCCGGTCAAATCTGTCCTTAGATTCATTACCACCACCACCAGCTCCTGGTGAGTTACCCATTTGTGACACAACTGATTTTTCTGGATCATCTTTAAGCCTAGTCTCATTGCCGCCACCGCCAAGTCCGCTTGTTGGCGAAACCGGTACTATTCGACGTGCCAGGCCTAATAAACAGACAACCCCAACAAATTCATTGTCACCAGAATGCACACCAACTCACACACCAACACGCAACAACGGTAATCAAATTTACGGAATGATCaatgataacaataacatGATACCAAATCAAAACTGTAATCtttctttacaaaataatGGCTATGCTCATAACCACGCATCCAATATGTCGGCAAACGATTCTTATCCTGGATCCAATGCCAGCACACCGACATTCATGCCAAGTTCACCGAATTTTGCAATACCACCACCGTTTGTACCACCTCCAGCTTATGGGGCtcaacaacagcagcagcagcagcaacaacaacaacaacaacaacaacaacaacaacaacaacaacaacaacaacaacaacaacaactgCAATTACAGTtacaacagcagcagcagctacaacaacaacaactacaacaacaacaacaaccaCAACCACAGAACAGCCTTCAGCGACAAAACTACAATTCAGATCAAATTTACGGAACTTATCCAGCTGCTCAGCAGTGTGGGCCAATAATCAGGCCTAATCCAAACATGGATACCATCCGAAGAAGCGCTTTAAAGCAAAATTCCGGGCACTACGCTACTCCACCGTACCTTGCAGAACTGAAAGCTACCGCTAGTCCACAACCACAGAGACGGGTAACCATCCTAGAGCCTCCAACCTCACCTAAATCAAAGACTGGAACTGGTAAGAAGATTTCATTCAATTTGCCACCACAGCAAGAGCCAGGAAGTCCAGCTTTGCCGCAAAGAAAACCAATGCCACCGAGAAGATCCGATAGCACACGACTGACTTCACCGAAAAAGTTGGCAGCTTCTGACCAAGCGCCACCCGGTGATTTTCTAAAAGATCTTCAGAGagttatgagaaaaaaatggcAAGTTGCGCAAAAGTGTAAGTTAGATTCAACAACTACACCCCACGAAGTACTCGGTTTCCGTGATCCGCCCCCGGCAATTGCAGACTACAGAGAAACAAATGTCTCTAATTGGGTACAAGAGCATTATGGTGCTGATAATTTATACGAGAATGTATACACAAATGATCCAACTGCTCCTGTTGAGTACGCTTCAAGCCCAGGACGACAATCAACAGTGAGATTTGCTGATGAAAATATAAGTATGAATATTGCTAATGTAATAGCTAGTAAACGACggccaccaccaccaccaccaaaAAGAGCGGAGACGACTCATCTAACAACACGAGCAATGCACTGA